The following proteins are encoded in a genomic region of Paenibacillus sp. FSL R7-0273:
- a CDS encoding TrmB family transcriptional regulator: protein MEQLLLHLRNLGFTEMESKIMVELATKGEASGYEVAKQLGVSRSNVYAALQRLTQSGYVRCGEGEPARYSVLDPEELATIISGRIQNSLAFVESEMPRGGPVSPSFYNIEGDRNMLGALIRQLNLAEREIVVDVWREEASLLRNELEQAELRGVKLLWAFDGGNETAAPYPVWPPLGGKPRRSGGRKFSFVIDRSWCMLGMRYEDGTAQAVVTEHEVLVGLLLNHFSQEMVLFELEEDMGAELNRRYGERYSRIYSKYVMHDKEADAEEPEEPGEVREEQRVQAELD, encoded by the coding sequence ATGGAACAGTTGCTGCTGCATCTGCGCAATTTGGGGTTCACTGAGATGGAATCCAAAATTATGGTCGAGCTGGCTACCAAAGGCGAGGCTTCGGGCTACGAAGTGGCAAAGCAGCTGGGGGTATCCAGATCAAATGTGTATGCGGCGCTTCAGCGCCTGACACAGAGTGGATATGTACGATGCGGGGAAGGGGAGCCTGCCCGCTACAGCGTGCTTGATCCCGAGGAGCTGGCGACGATTATTTCCGGGCGGATTCAGAACTCACTGGCCTTTGTGGAAAGTGAAATGCCGCGCGGCGGCCCGGTCAGCCCGTCATTTTACAATATTGAAGGGGACCGGAATATGCTGGGGGCGCTGATCCGCCAGCTGAATCTGGCCGAGAGGGAAATCGTGGTCGACGTATGGCGGGAGGAGGCCTCACTGCTGCGCAATGAGCTGGAGCAGGCGGAGCTGCGAGGGGTGAAGCTGCTGTGGGCCTTTGACGGCGGCAATGAGACGGCTGCACCTTACCCGGTGTGGCCGCCGCTGGGCGGTAAGCCGCGCCGCAGCGGCGGCAGGAAATTTTCCTTTGTCATCGACCGCAGCTGGTGCATGCTGGGCATGCGGTATGAGGACGGCACCGCCCAGGCGGTGGTTACGGAGCATGAGGTGCTGGTCGGCCTGCTGCTGAATCATTTTTCGCAGGAGATGGTGCTCTTCGAGCTCGAGGAGGATATGGGGGCTGAATTGAACAGACGCTACGGTGAGCGGTACAGCCGTATTTACAGCAAATATGTGATGCATGATAAGGAGGCGGACGCGGAAGAACCCGAAGAACCCGGCGAGGTCCGGGAGGAGCAGCGGGTTCAGGCGGAGCTAGACTAA
- a CDS encoding xanthine phosphoribosyltransferase — protein sequence MELLRRKVLDEGIVLGQGVLKVDSFLNHQMDPFLMREVGREFTRRFAGEEITKVLTIESSGIAPGIMTALTLEVPLIFARKQKSLTLTEDIYVETVYSFTKKESNDITVSKKFIAPGERVLIVDDFLANGEAAFGLARIVEQAGGTVAGIGILIEKAFQPGNRLLKEAGYRVESLVRIASLDDGHITFVQEEDGQPGQIT from the coding sequence ATGGAGTTATTGAGACGCAAGGTTTTGGATGAAGGAATCGTTCTCGGTCAGGGCGTGCTCAAGGTGGATTCTTTTCTGAATCACCAGATGGACCCTTTTCTGATGCGGGAGGTTGGCCGCGAGTTTACCCGCCGGTTTGCCGGGGAGGAGATCACCAAGGTGCTGACGATCGAATCCTCGGGGATTGCTCCGGGTATCATGACCGCGCTGACGCTTGAGGTACCGCTGATTTTTGCCCGCAAGCAGAAATCGCTGACCCTGACGGAGGACATTTATGTGGAGACCGTCTATTCCTTTACCAAAAAAGAAAGCAATGACATTACCGTGTCCAAAAAATTCATCGCTCCGGGTGAGCGTGTGCTGATCGTTGACGATTTTTTGGCCAACGGTGAGGCGGCCTTCGGGCTGGCCCGGATTGTCGAGCAGGCTGGCGGCACTGTCGCCGGGATCGGCATCCTGATCGAAAAAGCCTTCCAGCCGGGTAACCGTCTGCTGAAGGAAGCGGGCTACCGCGTAGAATCACTGGTGCGCATTGCTTCGCTGGACGATGGGCATATCACGTTTGTCCAGGAAGAGGACGGACAGCCGGGTCAGATCACATAA
- a CDS encoding GTP pyrophosphokinase, whose product MKEDDSTQVTLNQLQVHVKDMQQWQNSEDFAKRLEDFKTLPALYRHALNELENKIDVVKTEWQARDGYSPIEHVKSRIKEPKSILRKMERKGHNFSLENMEQHIHDIAGMRIVCAFVKDIYRLVDHLCVREDLRVLEIKDYIAQPKPNGYQSLHVIVAIPLVLLEGTRWVKAEIQLRTLAMDFWASMEHILYYKFDKQLPPHVAEELKEAARAADELDQRMLRLRREILELSEGGRAADKQAEE is encoded by the coding sequence GTGAAAGAAGATGACAGTACGCAAGTAACACTGAATCAGCTGCAGGTGCATGTGAAGGATATGCAGCAGTGGCAGAACAGTGAGGATTTCGCCAAAAGGCTGGAAGATTTCAAGACACTGCCTGCGCTTTACCGCCATGCCTTGAACGAGCTTGAGAATAAAATTGATGTAGTGAAGACCGAATGGCAGGCGCGCGACGGCTACAGCCCGATTGAGCATGTTAAATCACGGATAAAGGAACCTAAGAGTATCCTGCGCAAGATGGAACGCAAAGGGCATAACTTCTCTCTGGAAAATATGGAGCAGCACATTCATGATATCGCAGGCATGCGGATCGTCTGTGCCTTTGTGAAGGACATCTACCGGCTGGTCGATCACCTGTGTGTCCGCGAGGATCTCAGGGTGCTGGAGATTAAGGATTATATTGCCCAGCCGAAGCCGAACGGATATCAGAGCCTGCATGTGATTGTCGCTATCCCGCTCGTCCTGCTGGAAGGGACCCGCTGGGTCAAGGCAGAGATTCAGCTGCGGACACTGGCGATGGATTTCTGGGCCAGCATGGAGCATATTCTCTATTATAAATTCGACAAGCAGCTGCCGCCGCATGTGGCCGAGGAGCTGAAGGAGGCCGCGCGCGCCGCCGATGAGCTGGATCAAAGGATGCTCCGGCTGCGCCGCGAAATTCTTGAGCTGTCCGAGGGAGGCCGTGCTGCAGATAAGCAGGCTGAAGAATAA
- a CDS encoding diacylglycerol/lipid kinase family protein, whose translation MYLLIINPRSGGGAGQRTWQSVEGMLKARGIAYEPLFTQSAAEAEEQVLHALARREDWRAAILIGGDGTIHSVLGALRRRGVPLAVIPAGSGNDTARGFGIPLATEAALDAALQDRCLEADLLAGTGGLTLTAVASGFDAQVAVNVNNSRYKRLCNAVGAGQLAYIIGILHTLITFKPCRVSVTLDGKEQAFDQAWLVSVCNLPSYGGGLLICPQAETGDGRLDVCVVHGCSRAQVLRLFPTLLKGTHVALPFVTMLRGRSVAVRFAQPRHAIGDGEPLGTAPLAVRCEPGALRVLTPLAAAAHGGSGAAGSCQASG comes from the coding sequence CGGTATCGCATATGAACCGCTGTTTACCCAAAGCGCCGCAGAAGCAGAGGAGCAGGTGCTGCATGCCCTCGCCCGCCGCGAGGACTGGCGCGCCGCCATCCTTATCGGCGGCGACGGCACGATCCACAGCGTGCTTGGCGCGCTGCGGCGGCGGGGCGTTCCGCTGGCCGTGATTCCCGCCGGTTCAGGCAATGATACGGCGCGCGGGTTCGGCATCCCGCTGGCAACGGAGGCAGCACTGGATGCTGCGCTGCAGGACCGCTGCCTGGAGGCGGATCTGCTCGCCGGCACCGGCGGCCTGACGCTGACGGCCGTCGCCAGCGGCTTCGATGCCCAGGTGGCCGTGAACGTGAACAACAGCCGGTACAAGCGGCTGTGCAATGCCGTCGGCGCCGGTCAGCTGGCTTATATCATCGGCATTCTGCATACGCTGATTACCTTTAAGCCCTGCCGCGTGAGCGTGACCCTCGACGGCAAGGAGCAGGCCTTTGACCAGGCCTGGCTCGTCTCGGTCTGCAACCTGCCAAGCTATGGCGGCGGGCTGCTGATCTGCCCGCAGGCAGAGACGGGCGACGGCCGGCTCGACGTCTGCGTCGTGCACGGGTGCAGCCGCGCGCAGGTGCTGCGGCTGTTCCCGACGCTGCTGAAGGGCACGCATGTGGCGCTGCCCTTCGTGACAATGCTGCGCGGACGCAGCGTAGCGGTCCGCTTCGCGCAGCCGCGGCACGCCATCGGCGACGGCGAGCCGCTGGGCACAGCGCCGCTGGCGGTGCGCTGCGAGCCGGGCGCGCTGCGCGTGCTGACGCCGCTGGCCGCTGCGGCGCACGGCGGGTCCGGCGCCGCCGGCTCCTGCCAGGCGAGCGGCTGA
- a CDS encoding zinc ribbon domain-containing protein encodes MNFLQRIKDSASRVSEKAQSSVEVSKLNGHISDIEREMELEFMKMGQLFYEGYRSRDMSVAEGKMVELAKGCLKHQEQIDELRHRIAELKNERLCVCGNVVALDANFCPKCGHKLEEQPKKEAPSVTIRTIHEEEEDEFYGEEELTEEEKELALRSEPRTVYTEVLYDSKESGPQEPEQQEYAGHIHVNGRERREADELERERERQLELDRRIRDWKSAEPAEEEAAAYSEEGVRDMIKCQICRADLPKGSMWCPRCGSEQI; translated from the coding sequence ATGAATTTTCTGCAGCGTATCAAAGACAGTGCCAGCCGGGTGAGTGAAAAAGCGCAAAGCTCGGTGGAGGTCAGCAAGCTAAACGGGCATATTTCCGATATTGAACGCGAGATGGAACTCGAATTTATGAAAATGGGCCAGCTGTTCTATGAGGGCTACCGTTCGCGGGATATGTCCGTGGCAGAGGGCAAAATGGTGGAGCTCGCCAAGGGCTGCCTGAAGCATCAGGAGCAGATTGATGAGCTGCGCCACAGAATTGCCGAGCTCAAAAATGAACGGCTCTGCGTATGCGGCAATGTGGTTGCGCTGGATGCCAATTTCTGTCCGAAATGCGGACATAAGCTGGAGGAGCAGCCCAAGAAAGAGGCCCCGTCTGTAACCATCCGTACCATTCACGAGGAAGAGGAGGATGAGTTCTACGGCGAAGAGGAATTGACCGAGGAGGAGAAGGAGCTGGCGCTCCGCTCAGAGCCGCGTACGGTATACACTGAAGTGCTCTATGATTCCAAAGAATCCGGGCCCCAGGAGCCTGAGCAGCAGGAGTATGCAGGCCATATTCATGTCAACGGGCGTGAACGCCGCGAAGCCGATGAGCTGGAGCGGGAGCGTGAACGGCAGCTTGAGCTGGACCGCCGTATCCGCGACTGGAAATCGGCCGAACCTGCAGAGGAGGAAGCGGCAGCTTACAGCGAAGAAGGCGTGCGGGATATGATCAAATGCCAGATTTGCCGGGCTGATCTGCCGAAGGGCTCAATGTGGTGTCCGCGCTGCGGCTCAGAACAGATCTGA